The Entelurus aequoreus isolate RoL-2023_Sb linkage group LG23, RoL_Eaeq_v1.1, whole genome shotgun sequence genome has a window encoding:
- the LOC133640492 gene encoding ALK and LTK ligand 2-like — protein MKGLHMHATVGLVLLWFTLVTATPTRTQTSAPGRNASRASRRASEPVRREAPWRSRGRTSLVVQRDFHRLKTDKGDQVVALLPEDLRKKEKYLKHRTGPLYFSPKCREHVHKLYHQRDCTIPAYFKRCARLLTRLAGSPQCTGG, from the exons ATGAAGGGACTGCACATGCATGCCACCGTGGGACTGGTGCTCCTGTGGTTCACGCTCGTCACGGCGACGCCCACCCGCACCCAGACCTCCGCGCCGGGGAGGAACGCGAGCCGCGCCTCGAGGAGAGCGTCGGAGCCGGTGAGACGCGAGGCCCCGTGGAGAAGCCGGGGGAGGACGTCTCTCGTGGTCCAGAGGGATTTCCACAGATTGAAAACAGACAAAGGGGATCAGGTTGTCG CCCTACTCCCCGAGGATCttagaaaaaaggaaaaataccTGAAACACAGAACAG GTCCGCTCTACTTCAGTCCCAAGTGCAGGGAGCACGTGCACAAATTGTACCACCAGAGAGACTGCACGATACCGGCAT ATTTCAAAAGATGTGCACGGCTTCTCACGCGGCTAGCGGGCAGCCCGCAGTGCACGGGAGGCTAA